One Thermodesulfobacteriota bacterium DNA segment encodes these proteins:
- a CDS encoding porin has translation MKTLAKLLFAAALVLPLFVTDAAAQSTKQQIEELQEQIRQLQQQNQQQIQQLQQQVQTLQNAQQQSDQTLSQINQKQVESEDAWYNKFMAKYDSGFVFESTDKAGMPFKMKFGILAQIQGYVNDTDDENVATNFRLRRLELSWSGIAFAPWFYYKFMIDPTSSQLMKDMYFTAQYVNTIGPRIGQWKVPFNKEELQSSSALQLVERSIVNEQFSLERDRGFTLQGALGAHNNFSYAVGIFNGDGINGTSVDSNMLYVGRIQLGLGGDGDDKFDANGTYATAKDYGLTPNFAKAPTLVIGAAGSTLPGLNCDVKQPNGNVCDRIADLGFGTDVDFSQVTGDIMFKMPWFNIEGEYDGRWLNPSTGGQGTAYDQGFRVQAGVFLLPKTFEFAARYAYIDYDTSGSVVPPGVSLESSQWELTPGVNYYLSKSHKWKVQLSYSFIRNEYTQNAPDIDENIVRAQVQANF, from the coding sequence ATGAAAACTCTAGCGAAGCTGCTATTCGCCGCTGCGCTCGTTTTACCGCTCTTTGTGACAGACGCGGCAGCGCAATCGACCAAGCAGCAGATTGAGGAATTACAGGAGCAGATACGGCAGTTACAGCAGCAGAACCAGCAGCAGATCCAGCAGCTCCAGCAGCAGGTACAGACGTTACAGAATGCTCAACAGCAGTCGGACCAGACGCTTTCTCAAATCAATCAGAAACAGGTTGAGTCGGAAGACGCATGGTACAACAAGTTTATGGCCAAGTATGACAGCGGTTTCGTCTTTGAATCGACCGATAAAGCGGGGATGCCGTTCAAGATGAAATTCGGCATACTCGCCCAGATTCAGGGTTATGTAAATGATACGGACGATGAGAACGTAGCGACAAACTTTCGTCTCAGAAGGCTTGAGCTATCGTGGTCTGGTATTGCGTTCGCACCCTGGTTTTATTATAAGTTCATGATTGACCCCACCAGCAGCCAGCTGATGAAGGATATGTATTTCACAGCTCAGTACGTGAATACGATCGGTCCCAGGATCGGGCAGTGGAAGGTTCCTTTCAACAAAGAAGAGCTGCAGTCATCTTCGGCCCTCCAGCTTGTTGAAAGATCTATTGTTAACGAGCAATTTTCACTTGAGAGGGATCGCGGTTTCACGCTCCAGGGCGCCCTCGGAGCACATAATAATTTTTCATATGCCGTGGGTATATTTAACGGGGACGGTATAAATGGGACAAGCGTCGATTCGAACATGCTCTATGTCGGCAGGATTCAGCTGGGACTGGGCGGAGACGGCGATGACAAGTTCGATGCGAACGGCACATATGCAACGGCGAAAGATTACGGTCTTACCCCCAATTTCGCCAAGGCTCCTACCTTAGTGATAGGCGCCGCCGGTTCTACGTTACCGGGTCTCAATTGTGATGTAAAACAGCCCAACGGCAACGTTTGCGACAGGATAGCGGACCTGGGATTCGGGACGGATGTGGACTTTAGCCAGGTAACCGGTGACATCATGTTCAAGATGCCGTGGTTCAACATAGAGGGTGAGTACGACGGCAGATGGCTAAATCCGTCCACCGGCGGTCAGGGTACTGCTTACGATCAGGGCTTTAGGGTACAGGCTGGTGTGTTCCTTCTTCCGAAGACATTTGAATTCGCGGCAAGGTACGCATATATCGACTATGATACGAGCGGCAGCGTAGTACCTCCGGGCGTCAGCCTCGAAAGCTCGCAGTGGGAATTAACGCCGGGCGTCAACTATTACCTTTCCAAATCTCACAAATGGAAGGTTCAGCTAAGCTACTCGTTTATAAGGAATGAATACACTCAGAACGCTCCCGATATAGACGAGAACATCGTCAGGGCGCAGGTACAGGCCAACTTCTAA
- the pilO gene encoding type 4a pilus biogenesis protein PilO: MELGSLTESINKAVRSAREKLAQISSTERDRRAVIIGAAGLCLLILYIVFHSISSGTDRLEKRVTQLETELGRIQELKTEYEDSQKKIAVLSSKIKEENEPLISIVEQILLSENLDRKNFSIRDVNLRTSDSEDFYEERSIDVELKNISLKDLVDVLYKIQNAPSFLKVSNLNLSTKFDRSDSLTVKLRVSTFRFKEVT; encoded by the coding sequence ATGGAATTAGGCTCTTTAACCGAGAGTATAAACAAGGCGGTGAGGTCCGCCCGTGAAAAACTGGCGCAGATTTCCTCGACGGAGCGCGACAGGAGGGCTGTAATAATCGGTGCCGCCGGTCTCTGTCTTCTCATTCTTTATATAGTATTCCACTCGATTTCCTCGGGTACGGACAGGCTCGAGAAAAGGGTTACGCAGCTCGAAACGGAGCTCGGGAGGATACAGGAGCTCAAGACCGAATACGAAGATTCTCAGAAAAAAATCGCGGTTCTTTCCAGCAAGATAAAGGAAGAAAACGAGCCGCTCATATCTATTGTCGAGCAGATACTCCTTTCGGAGAATCTCGACAGAAAGAATTTCTCGATAAGGGACGTCAACCTCCGGACCTCGGACTCGGAAGATTTTTACGAGGAGAGGAGCATAGACGTCGAGCTCAAGAACATATCGCTCAAGGACCTTGTGGACGTGCTGTACAAGATTCAGAACGCGCCGTCCTTTCTCAAGGTATCTAACCTTAACCTGAGCACGAAATTCGACAGATCCGACTCCCTTACCGTCAAGCTCCGGGTCTCGACGTTCCGCTTTAAAGAGGTAACCTGA
- the dnaA gene encoding chromosomal replication initiator protein DnaA: MATKRTPLKHNLRTIFNRQKDDGKGLEQFMSKSIRPGKSHQKTAAENTGSGIWESVLERIQKKSNPQVFFWFAPLKPVAETGISITLAAGSEFDRDWINNHYLDFISDTINEVCGKRLEVSVVADHERAQAAHEKKDRDEHREKPEKETKASKLFTGVLNPNYTFDRFIVGPSNQFAHAASTAVARKPGEAYNPLFIYGGVGLGKTHLINAIGNHIIKSTSNMARVCCISAEHFTNQVINSIKSNKMEEFRNRYRFGCDVLLIDDIQFIAGKESTQEEFFHTFNTLYESKKQIVLSSDKSPKDMSYLEERLRSRFEWGLITDIQPPETETRIAIIKNKAESEGTALPDEVALYLAQNTTSNIRELEGTLTNIMAHAKLLNTEISLDLAKDVLKNILKQHDRKFLSIESIQKEVAGYHGLRVQDLKSAKKQKNISVPRQIAMYLARRYTGASYPEIGEKFGGKDHSTVIHAVKKIEGTLGKDPALENAVKALCRRIEGLTGG, translated from the coding sequence TTGGCCACTAAACGTACGCCCCTTAAACATAATCTGAGAACGATCTTCAACAGGCAAAAAGACGACGGAAAAGGGCTCGAGCAGTTCATGAGCAAGTCCATACGTCCGGGGAAATCCCACCAGAAGACAGCGGCCGAAAACACCGGCTCGGGGATTTGGGAAAGCGTCCTCGAAAGGATACAAAAGAAATCGAACCCGCAGGTCTTCTTCTGGTTCGCCCCCCTAAAACCCGTCGCCGAAACCGGGATATCCATAACCCTCGCCGCCGGGAGCGAATTCGACAGGGACTGGATAAACAACCACTACCTCGACTTCATAAGCGATACGATAAACGAGGTGTGCGGAAAGCGGCTCGAGGTTTCCGTGGTCGCCGATCACGAGAGGGCGCAGGCCGCTCACGAAAAGAAGGACAGGGACGAGCACAGGGAAAAGCCCGAAAAGGAGACGAAGGCTTCAAAGCTCTTCACCGGGGTCCTCAACCCGAATTACACGTTCGACAGGTTTATAGTAGGGCCGAGTAACCAGTTCGCCCACGCTGCGTCTACGGCGGTCGCCAGGAAGCCCGGAGAGGCTTACAACCCCCTCTTCATATACGGAGGAGTGGGGCTCGGAAAGACGCACCTTATAAACGCGATAGGGAATCACATAATCAAGTCCACTTCCAACATGGCGCGCGTGTGCTGCATATCGGCGGAGCACTTCACGAACCAGGTCATAAACAGCATCAAGTCGAACAAGATGGAGGAGTTTAGGAACCGCTACAGGTTCGGCTGCGACGTTTTGCTCATAGACGACATACAGTTCATCGCCGGAAAGGAGAGCACGCAGGAGGAGTTTTTCCACACCTTCAACACGCTCTACGAATCGAAAAAGCAGATAGTCCTTTCGAGCGACAAGTCGCCCAAAGACATGTCCTATCTCGAGGAAAGGCTCCGCTCCAGGTTCGAGTGGGGTCTCATCACCGACATACAGCCGCCCGAGACCGAAACCCGTATAGCGATTATAAAGAACAAGGCCGAATCGGAGGGGACGGCGCTTCCCGACGAGGTCGCCCTCTATCTGGCGCAGAACACGACTTCCAACATACGCGAGCTCGAAGGGACGCTCACGAACATCATGGCCCACGCGAAGCTCCTTAACACAGAGATATCGCTCGACCTCGCAAAGGACGTCCTTAAAAACATCCTAAAGCAGCACGATAGAAAATTCCTCAGCATAGAGAGCATACAAAAGGAAGTCGCCGGCTACCACGGCCTCAGGGTGCAGGATTTAAAATCAGCGAAGAAGCAGAAGAACATCTCCGTCCCGAGGCAGATAGCCATGTACCTCGCCAGGAGATACACCGGGGCTTCCTATCCCGAGATAGGCGAGAAGTTCGGCGGAAAGGATCACTCGACCGTAATACACGCCGTCAAGAAAATCGAGGGCACCCTCGGGAAAGACCCTGCGCTCGAAAATGCGGTGAAGGCGCTTTGCAGAAGAATAGAGGGCCTTACCGGCGGATAA
- a CDS encoding cupin domain-containing protein, translated as MNEREFEKELLAEGFSGIFVHRDGPGARYPDHTHGGITAHVVLEGEITITSEGKTVTYGPGERFDVPAGAVHSAVIGPSGCRYMIGEK; from the coding sequence ATGAATGAAAGAGAGTTTGAAAAAGAGCTCCTGGCCGAAGGGTTCTCGGGGATATTCGTCCACAGGGACGGCCCCGGCGCCCGCTATCCCGACCATACGCACGGCGGCATTACCGCCCACGTAGTTCTCGAAGGCGAGATAACGATTACGAGCGAGGGAAAGACTGTAACCTACGGCCCCGGGGAAAGATTCGACGTTCCCGCCGGCGCCGTCCATTCGGCCGTCATAGGCCCCTCGGGCTGCCGCTATATGATAGGGGAAAAGTAG
- the gspN gene encoding type II secretion system protein GspN: protein MKEKIKKYKHIKPVSYTLFFLVVFTLFLFMTFPGDIIKKRIIAEIESNTPYKADIQNVKVSPLLRINMEGVKLSRASSVFLELESLDLSPSPLSVFSDNPKVPFTARLWGGEVSGSIRINKTTGRVSELDATLESVRINSVPSLFSEEAEKSLSLGGVIDGRVNLVMTPPASGDIQFEITGLKLENMKLKGITLPNLTDLTSMFKGTVEGDMTRIDQFSIAGADIDLDITGTTPLPWEIQNGGVIDIGYSLQMKGGQMAKYKGLLSPYLATQRDGSLGGKILGTVANPRFEKSSITRF from the coding sequence ATGAAAGAGAAAATAAAAAAATATAAACACATAAAGCCCGTATCTTACACGCTCTTCTTTCTGGTCGTATTCACGCTGTTTTTATTCATGACCTTTCCGGGCGACATAATAAAGAAGCGCATAATCGCGGAGATAGAAAGCAATACTCCATACAAGGCCGACATCCAGAACGTAAAGGTCTCGCCTCTTTTGAGGATAAACATGGAGGGGGTAAAGCTCTCGAGAGCGAGCTCCGTTTTCCTGGAGCTCGAAAGCCTCGATCTCAGCCCCTCGCCCCTTTCGGTTTTCTCCGATAACCCCAAAGTGCCGTTCACGGCAAGGCTCTGGGGCGGCGAGGTGAGCGGAAGCATCCGGATCAATAAAACGACCGGCCGCGTGAGCGAGCTCGACGCGACGCTCGAGAGCGTGAGGATAAACTCCGTCCCGTCTCTTTTTTCCGAGGAGGCCGAAAAGTCCCTCAGCCTGGGCGGCGTGATAGACGGGAGAGTCAACCTCGTTATGACCCCTCCGGCGAGCGGGGACATACAGTTCGAGATAACGGGGCTCAAGCTCGAAAACATGAAGCTCAAGGGCATCACGCTACCCAACCTGACTGACCTCACGTCCATGTTCAAGGGCACCGTCGAGGGTGACATGACCAGGATAGATCAGTTCAGCATCGCGGGCGCGGACATAGACCTCGACATAACGGGCACGACGCCGCTCCCCTGGGAGATACAGAACGGCGGGGTAATAGATATCGGCTACAGCCTTCAGATGAAGGGCGGGCAGATGGCGAAGTACAAGGGCCTCCTCTCGCCCTACCTCGCGACGCAGAGGGACGGCAGCCTCGGCGGCAAGATACTCGGCACCGTCGCGAACCCGAGGTTCGAGAAGAGCTCCATAACCAGATTCTGA
- the dnaN gene encoding DNA polymerase III subunit beta, with amino-acid sequence MKFKTRVEDFAVKLGLIQGISERRATMPVLSHVLLNVAKNRIGISATDLETTMSTWSPAEVLKEGALAVPARKLYEIIKELEGGDIEVEEIGNHWIEIRTSSAVFKIAGLPSDDFPIIPELHSDHLFSVESSLLEEMISKTIFAVSPDELRRNLAGIYFEEAGSKSLRLVATDGHRLSLVEKNIDSRVKFEKGFVVPKKGVAELRKVLKLTDKVRIGVGDSFFMAEGEDIVLVARLIDADFPDYKQVTPEVTKATLTLKKGEFLSALKRVSILSSEKTRSVKFVIDKDGMTLISVSPEVGEAKEKIAVEYSGEPMELGFNSRYLMDVLEVVTEERVQMGLIDELSPAVLRPEGEEVYLSVIMPMRV; translated from the coding sequence ATGAAATTCAAGACTCGGGTAGAAGACTTTGCAGTAAAGCTCGGTCTCATCCAGGGCATTTCCGAGAGACGGGCCACCATGCCTGTACTATCGCACGTTTTGCTTAACGTCGCGAAAAACAGGATAGGGATTTCCGCGACCGACCTCGAAACGACCATGAGCACGTGGTCGCCGGCCGAGGTTTTGAAGGAGGGCGCACTGGCAGTGCCCGCGAGAAAGCTCTACGAGATCATAAAGGAGCTCGAAGGCGGGGACATAGAGGTCGAGGAGATAGGCAACCACTGGATAGAAATAAGGACGTCTTCCGCGGTCTTCAAGATAGCGGGTCTTCCGAGCGACGATTTTCCGATAATACCCGAGCTTCACTCGGACCATCTCTTCTCTGTCGAAAGCTCCCTTTTGGAGGAGATGATTTCGAAGACCATATTCGCGGTTTCGCCCGACGAGCTCAGGCGTAATCTCGCCGGCATATATTTCGAGGAGGCGGGGAGCAAGAGCCTCCGGCTGGTGGCGACGGACGGACACAGGCTTTCCCTCGTCGAAAAGAACATAGACAGCAGGGTTAAGTTTGAGAAGGGGTTTGTGGTTCCCAAGAAGGGCGTGGCCGAGCTTAGAAAGGTGCTCAAGCTTACGGATAAGGTTAGGATAGGCGTCGGGGACAGCTTCTTCATGGCCGAGGGAGAGGATATAGTCCTCGTGGCGAGGCTCATAGACGCCGACTTCCCGGACTATAAGCAGGTGACGCCCGAGGTGACGAAGGCTACGCTCACGCTCAAGAAAGGGGAATTTCTGAGCGCCCTGAAGCGCGTGTCGATTCTCTCTTCCGAAAAGACCCGGAGCGTTAAGTTCGTAATAGACAAGGACGGGATGACGCTCATATCGGTCTCGCCCGAAGTAGGCGAGGCGAAGGAAAAGATAGCGGTCGAGTATTCAGGCGAGCCCATGGAGCTCGGTTTTAATTCGAGGTATCTCATGGACGTCCTCGAGGTAGTGACCGAGGAAAGGGTTCAGATGGGCCTTATAGACGAGCTCAGCCCTGCCGTGTTGAGGCCCGAGGGCGAAGAGGTATACCTCTCCGTCATAATGCCGATGAGGGTCTGA
- a CDS encoding bifunctional nuclease family protein, with amino-acid sequence MRIRGLIASASLLTVLSLALTLPLSAEKKPEPEQEMKIQGLGFDQLMQAPVVLLANEKKETMLPIWIGLCEARSIEIGLSGAVPPRPLTYDMVAAMVRTMNAEVKRIVITDLRDQVYYAQVEMSVGGKLSRIDARPSDALALAARMESPIFVRNAVIEKAALIDSDVVQREL; translated from the coding sequence ATGCGAATAAGGGGTTTGATTGCAAGCGCTTCGCTTTTGACCGTTCTATCTCTCGCCCTCACTCTGCCGCTGAGCGCGGAAAAGAAGCCCGAACCCGAGCAGGAGATGAAGATACAGGGGCTCGGATTCGACCAGCTCATGCAGGCGCCCGTCGTCCTTCTGGCGAACGAGAAGAAGGAGACAATGCTCCCCATATGGATAGGCCTCTGCGAGGCGAGGTCCATCGAAATCGGCCTGTCCGGCGCGGTGCCCCCGCGCCCGCTTACGTACGACATGGTGGCCGCGATGGTGAGGACGATGAACGCCGAAGTGAAGAGGATTGTAATCACCGACCTGAGAGACCAGGTCTATTACGCACAGGTGGAGATGTCGGTCGGGGGGAAGCTGTCGCGCATAGACGCCCGTCCGAGCGACGCCCTCGCCCTTGCCGCCCGCATGGAATCCCCTATATTCGTCAGGAACGCAGTTATCGAAAAGGCCGCGCTTATAGATTCGGACGTCGTTCAGAGGGAGCTTTAA
- the pheA gene encoding prephenate dehydratase has protein sequence MGSSEDLRKLRKKIDDLDTEILMLLNRRAEVALGIREHKKENFVCVYDPKREKEIEKKLRELNTGPLSGDSVLSIYREIISACRALQYPLRVSYLGPEGSFTHQAAYNEFGGSAELVPAGSFDEIFDEVETGRASVGVVPVENSSEGSVGTVLDLLSASSLTVSAELFEKINHFLLSKSDKLSGVKVVASHPQALAQSKKWISKKLPDAKIRETSSTAEAARLASRSKDIGAVAGLHSASIYKLNVLGRNIADSKRNTTRFFVIGRQMSPPSGDDRTSIVFSLKDKPGELQKVFFQPFAEARVNLSKIESRPSKENPWEYLFFVDFKGHRDEKPIEKLLAKLAGNCVYLKVLGSYPVGDPGR, from the coding sequence ATGGGCTCCTCTGAAGATCTCCGGAAATTAAGAAAAAAGATAGACGATCTCGACACCGAAATACTCATGCTCTTAAACAGGCGCGCCGAGGTTGCTCTCGGCATAAGGGAGCACAAGAAGGAGAACTTCGTCTGTGTTTACGATCCCAAGAGGGAAAAAGAGATAGAAAAAAAGCTTAGGGAGCTCAATACCGGCCCGCTCTCGGGCGATTCGGTCCTCAGTATTTACAGGGAAATAATCTCCGCATGCCGGGCGCTTCAGTATCCGCTCAGGGTTTCGTATCTGGGCCCGGAGGGGAGCTTCACGCACCAGGCAGCTTACAACGAATTCGGGGGCTCCGCCGAGCTCGTCCCCGCCGGGAGCTTCGACGAGATATTCGACGAGGTCGAAACCGGCCGGGCGTCCGTGGGCGTCGTGCCCGTGGAGAATTCGAGCGAAGGCTCTGTAGGCACGGTGCTCGATCTCCTTTCGGCGTCAAGTCTTACGGTTTCGGCCGAGCTATTCGAGAAAATAAATCATTTTCTTCTTTCGAAGTCCGACAAGCTGAGCGGTGTCAAGGTGGTCGCGTCCCATCCCCAGGCGCTGGCCCAGTCGAAGAAGTGGATAAGTAAAAAACTGCCCGACGCGAAGATAAGAGAGACGTCGAGCACGGCCGAGGCGGCGAGGCTAGCCTCGCGAAGTAAAGATATAGGCGCAGTTGCCGGGCTTCATTCGGCTTCCATCTACAAGCTCAACGTCCTCGGAAGGAACATCGCCGACAGCAAGCGCAATACAACCAGGTTTTTCGTAATCGGCCGCCAGATGAGCCCCCCCTCCGGGGACGACAGGACGTCCATCGTTTTTTCTCTGAAAGACAAGCCCGGCGAGCTCCAGAAGGTATTTTTCCAGCCCTTCGCCGAGGCGCGCGTGAACCTTAGCAAGATAGAATCGCGGCCCTCGAAGGAAAACCCCTGGGAGTACCTCTTCTTCGTCGATTTCAAGGGGCACCGCGACGAAAAGCCCATTGAAAAGCTCCTGGCCAAGCTCGCAGGCAACTGCGTTTACCTGAAGGTGCTCGGCTCCTATCCGGTCGGCGACCCGGGAAGATAA
- a CDS encoding response regulator transcription factor has protein sequence MTEKLITVVDDEEDIVKLVGHHLKREGFQVKEFHNGRDFLSYVNSVVPDLAVLDIMLPGIDGLEICRILKNKASTASVPIIMLTAKASEADVVVGLELGADDYIVKPFSPRELVARVKTVLRRTSARDSEDDEIKIGPLAINTEKYEVSVDNEKVLLTTTEFKILEVLASGKGRVFTRDQLLKKKRLWGDDKLVYDRTIDVHIKNLREKLGTAGNLIKTVRSIGYKLEE, from the coding sequence ATGACTGAAAAACTTATAACGGTAGTAGACGACGAAGAGGACATAGTCAAGCTCGTAGGGCATCATCTGAAAAGAGAGGGATTCCAGGTCAAGGAGTTCCACAACGGGAGGGATTTTCTTTCCTACGTGAATTCCGTCGTCCCGGATCTGGCGGTCCTCGACATAATGCTTCCGGGTATAGACGGCCTCGAGATCTGCAGGATTCTTAAAAACAAGGCGAGCACCGCATCGGTGCCGATAATAATGCTGACGGCCAAGGCCTCCGAGGCGGACGTCGTTGTGGGGCTCGAGCTTGGGGCCGACGATTACATAGTAAAGCCCTTCAGCCCGCGCGAGCTCGTCGCCAGGGTGAAGACCGTCCTCAGAAGGACGAGCGCCAGGGATTCCGAGGACGACGAGATAAAAATCGGGCCGCTCGCCATCAATACCGAGAAATACGAGGTATCGGTGGACAACGAAAAGGTCCTCCTCACCACCACGGAATTCAAGATACTCGAAGTCCTCGCAAGCGGTAAGGGAAGGGTATTTACAAGGGACCAGCTTCTTAAGAAAAAGAGGCTCTGGGGCGACGACAAGCTGGTGTACGACAGGACGATCGACGTTCACATAAAGAACCTCAGGGAAAAGCTCGGCACTGCGGGGAACCTTATAAAAACCGTAAGAAGCATCGGGTATAAACTAGAAGAGTAG
- a CDS encoding ATP-binding protein, which produces MSIFWKQFLASVLIILITISLFVFLVIGELRSYDESVTGEMLLTSAKVVGETLRPAVEEGRQVDVDSLLKNLGGRTDMRVTVIDRRGNALGDSHKITRPRESYSDSPEVGEALSGNIGKSRRYSSELESDMYYLAVPVKDGAGNTIAAVRTALPLGSIWGEPSPAEKRVVYIGALLAAVAALLFFIITKRTTRPLSGIISISEELARGNLDVGIPVAGNGDEASRITGALDKMARNLGGLFKEISREKNQLEAVLGAMSEGVMVISSDGNVIIINKALRNMFNLKEEPGKKPFWEIIRNRELTRLVEGVLEKRTPDSKEIFYLYPDERHYFVNVIPLDSPDRSIIVVMFDITDFKRLEKIKADFIANVSHELRTPLTAIKGYTETLEEEAYESPEDREHFLGIIKRHTDRLINIVSDLLVLSEVESRDTAFGDAVDADVEEINVNEVIKSSLEALRSAAAEKDLEVSLCMDKDSNRIKANRFLLEQMFINLIDNAVKYTPEDGKIAIRVSSSGGAVLTEIEDTGIGIPKEHLPRIFERFYRVDKTRSRNLGGTGLGLSIVKHIVLMHGGKIDVQSEEGTGSKFSISLPYSYQTSPDDLVPYNKV; this is translated from the coding sequence TTGAGCATATTCTGGAAACAATTCCTTGCCTCCGTTTTAATAATCCTCATAACAATCTCCCTGTTCGTGTTCCTCGTCATCGGCGAGCTCAGGAGCTATGACGAATCGGTCACGGGGGAAATGCTCCTGACGTCGGCAAAAGTCGTGGGCGAAACATTAAGGCCCGCAGTCGAAGAGGGAAGACAGGTCGATGTTGACTCTCTTTTAAAAAATCTCGGCGGCAGGACTGACATGAGGGTAACGGTTATAGACCGGCGCGGAAACGCCCTCGGGGATTCGCATAAGATCACCCGTCCGCGGGAGAGCTATTCCGACAGTCCGGAGGTCGGGGAAGCCCTGTCGGGAAACATCGGCAAAAGCCGGCGGTACAGCAGCGAGCTCGAAAGCGACATGTATTATCTCGCCGTCCCCGTAAAGGACGGAGCCGGAAATACAATAGCGGCCGTCCGGACGGCGCTACCGCTCGGCTCGATATGGGGCGAGCCCTCGCCGGCCGAAAAACGCGTCGTCTACATCGGTGCGCTCCTTGCGGCGGTCGCGGCGCTTCTCTTCTTCATCATCACCAAAAGAACGACGCGCCCGCTATCGGGAATTATAAGCATCTCGGAGGAGCTGGCCAGGGGGAACCTCGACGTCGGCATCCCAGTCGCCGGCAATGGGGACGAGGCGTCCCGCATAACGGGCGCCCTCGACAAGATGGCCCGCAACCTGGGCGGGCTCTTCAAGGAAATCTCCCGCGAAAAGAACCAGCTCGAAGCGGTCCTCGGAGCGATGAGCGAGGGCGTCATGGTTATATCCAGCGACGGTAATGTCATCATAATCAACAAGGCCCTCCGGAACATGTTCAACCTTAAGGAAGAGCCGGGGAAAAAGCCTTTCTGGGAGATAATACGGAACCGTGAGCTCACGAGGCTCGTCGAGGGGGTCCTCGAGAAAAGAACGCCCGACAGTAAGGAGATATTCTATCTATATCCGGACGAGAGACATTATTTTGTAAACGTCATACCGCTCGATTCCCCGGACCGTAGCATCATCGTGGTCATGTTCGACATTACGGACTTCAAGAGGCTCGAAAAGATAAAGGCCGATTTCATTGCCAACGTATCCCACGAGCTGAGAACCCCGCTCACCGCCATAAAGGGTTACACGGAAACACTCGAAGAGGAGGCGTACGAGAGCCCGGAGGACAGGGAGCACTTCCTCGGGATTATAAAGCGCCATACGGACAGGCTTATAAACATAGTGTCCGACCTGCTCGTGCTGTCCGAAGTCGAAAGCAGGGACACCGCCTTCGGAGATGCGGTCGATGCCGACGTCGAAGAGATCAACGTAAACGAAGTGATAAAATCTTCACTCGAAGCGCTCAGGTCGGCGGCCGCCGAAAAGGATCTCGAAGTATCGCTCTGCATGGACAAAGACTCCAACCGGATAAAAGCGAACAGGTTTCTCCTCGAGCAGATGTTCATAAATCTCATAGACAACGCGGTCAAGTACACGCCGGAGGACGGTAAGATAGCCATCAGGGTATCGTCTTCGGGCGGCGCCGTGCTGACGGAAATAGAGGACACCGGGATAGGCATACCGAAGGAGCATCTCCCGAGAATATTCGAGAGATTCTACAGGGTGGACAAGACGCGGTCCCGGAATCTCGGGGGTACCGGCCTCGGTCTCAGTATCGTAAAACACATCGTATTGATGCACGGCGGAAAAATCGACGTTCAGAGCGAAGAAGGCACGGGAAGCAAGTTCAGCATAAGCCTTCCCTATAGCTACCAGACATCCCCCGACGACCTCGTCCCGTATAATAAAGTATAA
- a CDS encoding ComF family protein, whose protein sequence is MLDLVFPKTCPGCDSAIDENEKLCGDCLSGITFISGLSSCACCGIPFGFYKDKNDYVVRGKNEGHLCGRCLTEYYSFSNARSIALYDGKLIDIIYGFKYRGNPGLGDFLSGLLAGGMPYGSDEFDVVVPVPLHINKLRSREYNQSAVLAKNLAKSIGVKHDLFNLRKIRDTMPQFEIQKEEARRKNVKGAFSVTDPDAFSGKSVLVVDDVFTTGSTTDECARALLKAGASEVRVLTVARARWA, encoded by the coding sequence ATGTTAGACCTCGTCTTTCCCAAAACGTGTCCCGGGTGCGATTCCGCGATCGATGAAAACGAGAAGCTGTGCGGGGATTGTCTCTCCGGCATAACTTTTATAAGCGGATTGTCGTCGTGCGCCTGCTGCGGGATTCCGTTCGGGTTTTACAAGGATAAAAACGACTACGTGGTTAGAGGGAAGAACGAGGGGCATCTCTGCGGAAGGTGTCTTACGGAATACTATAGTTTTTCGAATGCCCGCTCCATAGCGTTATATGACGGTAAACTTATAGATATAATCTACGGATTCAAGTACAGGGGGAATCCCGGGCTCGGCGATTTTCTTTCCGGGCTCCTGGCGGGCGGCATGCCCTACGGCTCGGACGAGTTCGATGTCGTCGTCCCGGTTCCTTTGCACATAAACAAGCTCCGGTCGAGGGAATACAACCAGTCGGCCGTCCTTGCGAAGAATCTCGCAAAGAGCATCGGAGTAAAGCACGACCTTTTCAACCTAAGGAAGATAAGGGATACGATGCCGCAGTTCGAGATTCAGAAGGAAGAGGCGAGGCGGAAGAATGTAAAAGGAGCGTTTTCGGTTACGGACCCGGACGCCTTTTCCGGGAAATCCGTTCTCGTCGTGGACGACGTTTTCACGACGGGCTCGACGACCGACGAATGCGCGCGGGCGCTTTTGAAAGCGGGCGCTTCGGAAGTAAGGGTTTTGACGGTGGCCAGGGCGAGGTGGGCATAA